From one Bradyrhizobium sp. Ash2021 genomic stretch:
- a CDS encoding sulfite exporter TauE/SafE family protein: MQLYLPIADIPVNVFLILAMGAAVGFVSGMFGIGGGFLMTPLLIFVGIAPAVAVASVASHIAASSFSGAISYWRRRAIDPMLALVLLSGGSIGTALGVWTFTQLRALGQLDLLIALSYVILLTAVGGLMFWEGLRALLRARRGGAAPARRSGSHGWVHGLPLKMRFKRSKIYLSVIPIIVVGLVIGFIGAVMGIGGGFILVPLMIYLLRVPTSTVIGTSMVLTLVTMVFATLLHAVTNHLVDAVLALILMVGGVTGAQFGARAGQKIRGEHLRLLLGLLVLAVGVRFAIELVIRPEDLFTIRETGGTG, translated from the coding sequence GTGCAGCTGTATCTCCCGATCGCCGACATTCCGGTCAATGTTTTCCTCATCCTGGCGATGGGCGCGGCGGTTGGTTTCGTTTCCGGCATGTTCGGCATCGGCGGCGGTTTTCTGATGACGCCGCTCCTGATCTTCGTCGGCATCGCGCCCGCGGTCGCGGTCGCCTCGGTCGCGAGCCATATCGCGGCCTCCTCGTTCTCCGGCGCGATATCCTATTGGCGGCGGCGCGCCATCGATCCGATGCTGGCGCTGGTGCTTCTGAGTGGCGGCAGTATCGGCACCGCGCTCGGGGTGTGGACCTTCACGCAGCTGCGCGCGCTCGGCCAGCTCGATCTGCTGATCGCGCTGTCCTATGTGATCCTGCTGACCGCCGTCGGCGGGCTGATGTTCTGGGAAGGCCTGCGCGCGCTGCTGCGGGCCAGGCGCGGCGGCGCGGCACCGGCGCGCCGCTCCGGCAGCCATGGCTGGGTTCATGGCTTGCCGCTGAAGATGCGCTTCAAGCGCTCGAAGATCTATCTGTCGGTCATTCCCATCATCGTGGTCGGCCTGGTGATCGGCTTCATCGGCGCGGTGATGGGCATCGGCGGCGGCTTCATCCTGGTGCCGCTGATGATCTATCTGTTGCGGGTGCCGACCTCGACCGTGATCGGCACCTCGATGGTGCTCACGCTGGTCACCATGGTGTTTGCCACCCTGCTGCATGCGGTCACCAATCATCTGGTCGACGCCGTGCTGGCGCTGATCCTGATGGTCGGCGGCGTCACCGGCGCGCAGTTCGGCGCCCGTGCCGGGCAAAAAATCCGCGGCGAACATCTGCGCCTGCTGCTCGGGCTTTTGGTTCTCGCCGTCGGCGTCCGCTTCGCTATTGAACTCGTGATCCGGCCCGAGGATCTCTTCACCATCCGGGAAACCGGAGGCACCGGATGA